The Garra rufa chromosome 18, GarRuf1.0, whole genome shotgun sequence genome window below encodes:
- the LOC141291409 gene encoding torsin-1B-like produces the protein FTFSGLKEDLRQSLYGQHVVSDVVLKAVTSFMTDSNPNKPLVLSFYGTTGTGKNHVTTIIARNIYKKGKNSENVHLFSPYLHFSYKDDLHIYSANLKKWISGNVSSFPRSMFIFDQMDYMLPELIDVIKPFLGYSAHIDGVSFRKAIFIFLSNAGGQMLSKLALDFWREGKDRKAISMNIMNEKSKFLRSSIIDDLVDHYIPFLPLELKHVRQCVMTEMVHLKIPQDFKLADQVARAMPFYPEKEEVFSVKGCRSVRQMLALKIHFFI, from the exons TTCACATTTTCAGGTTTGAAGGAAGATTTAAGACAATCTCTCTATGGGCAGCACGTTGTGTCTGATGTTGTATTAAAAGCTGTAACATCATTTATGACTGACAGCAACCCAAACAAACCACTGGTCCTCTCTTTCTACGGGACTACAGGAACTGGAAAAAATCATGTTACTACAATCATCGCAAGAAACATTTACAAAAAAGGGAAAAACAGCGAGAATGTTCACTTATTTTCACCTTACCTTCATTTTTCATACAAGGATGATTTACACATCTACAGT GCAAATCTAAAGAAATGGATTTCTGGAAATGTATCAAGTTTTCCCCGCTCCATGTTCATATTTGATCAAATGGACTACATGCTTCCAGAGCTGATCGACGTCATAAAACCTTTTCTGGGCTACAGTGCCCATATAGATGGAGTGTCATTTCGCAAAGCAATCTTCATTTTTCTCAG TAATGCAGGAGGGCAAATGCTTTCCAAATTGGCTCTGGATTTCTGGCGAGAAGGCAAAGATCGGAAAGCGATCAGTATGAACATCATGAATGAAAAGA GTAAATTTCTGCGCTCTAGTATCATAGATGATCTGGTTGATCATTATATTCCTTTCCTACCTCTGGAGCTAAAGCATGTGCGCCAGTGTGTCATGACTGAGATGGTTCATCTGAAAATACCCCAAGACTTTAAACTGGCAGATCAAGTGGCCAGAGCCATGCCATTCTACCCTGAAAAAGAGGAAGTATTTTCTGTTAAAGGCTGTAGGTCTGTGAGACAGATGTTGGCTctcaaaatccatttttttatatgA